In Cryptomeria japonica chromosome 10, Sugi_1.0, whole genome shotgun sequence, a genomic segment contains:
- the LOC131039097 gene encoding F-box/kelch-repeat protein At3g27150: protein MAANPNPDINPSLFLLPNSSISPSNLECMQIDLISGQKTKIVFTNPSVNENIFLKEHACVSHGSLVLILGGRSPANGVATDSVHIFNTETKEWLRGPNMMVKRSRFAWGVIGNRLYIAGGFGGSASGYLKETDVYDFETKELWAVSEMPVSMVIDIFFVYLGKLFVRGWVRDGGAKDPLKYFSYCPVKNAWQKDSWLRKALKKFPPMTLNKFAVTKDNEIYMVEQSPDVPRVTKRKPSFLIVSNLDKHSLKWKRVYGMLDSEVPRHCKCAVDKEVRFLVLGKGVIVLMHDAYPDEGEITPLIPEITEVSVLCPSTWAAAIVNA, encoded by the coding sequence ATGGCGGCAAACCCTAACCCTGACATAAACCCTTCTCTTTTCCTTCTACCCAATTCATCTATCTCCCCTTCAAACCTGGAATGCATGCAGATCGATTTAATTTCTGGGCAGAAAACAAAAATTGTTTTCACAAACCCCTCTGTTAACGAAAACATCTTCCTGAAGGAGCATGCCTGCGTTTCTCACGGATCTCTGGTACTGATTCTCGGTGGCCGTTCTCCGGCCAACGGAGTAGCCACAGACAGCGTGCACATCTTCAACACGGAGACGAAAGAGTGGTTGCGCGGACCAAACATGATGGTTAAGAGAAGCCGCTTTGCATGGGGTGTGATCGGAAACCGCCTTTACATAGCAGGTGGTTTTGGAGGATCCGCCAGTGGCTACCTTAAGGAAACCGACGTCTACGATTTCGAAACGAAAGAATTGTGGGCGGTTTCAGAAATGCCGGTTTCCATGGTGATAGACATCTTCTTTGTTTATCTCGGTAAGCTGTTTGTTCGAGGTTGGGTGAGAGATGGAGGCGCTAAGGATCCgcttaaatatttttcatattgCCCTGTGAAAAACGCATGGCAAAAGGATTCATGGCTGCGCAAGGCTCTTAAGAAATTTCCTCCCATGACTCTCAACAAATTTGCAGTCACAAAAGATAATGAGATTTACATGGTAGAACAATCGCCGGATGTGCCTCGGGTGACGAAAAGGAAGCCTTCGTTTTTAATTGTGTCGAATCTGGACAAGCACAGTTTGAAATGGAAAAGGGTTTATGGTATGCTGGATTCCGAAGTTCCTCGTCATTGTAAATGTGCCGTAGATAAGGAAGTGCGATTTCTGGTATTGGGGAAAGGTGTGATTGTTCTGATGCATGACGCATATCCGGACGAGGGAGAAATTACACCGCTTATACCTGAGATAACAGAAGTATCTGTGTTGTGCCCTTCCACATGGGCTGCGGCCATTGTCAATGCCTAA